The Thermoflexus sp. genome contains the following window.
CGGGAGGATCTGTTCCGCGCCCCGCATCCGGACGAGGCGATATGGATCGGACGCATTCAGGAAGCGCTGGCCGCCCTTTCATGGAATGCGGGGGATCTGCTGCTCGCCCCTCTGGCCCTGGGCGGTCACGTCGATCATCGCCTGGTCCGGATGGCTGTGGAAAGCTGGGAGCGCCCAGGGGTTCTGCGGGGGTTTTATGAGGATTTCCCCTACGCGGAGTGGGAGGGATTCTCCGGCCTTCCTGGAGCATCGTTCCATAGCGTGGAGCTGACGGAAGAAGATCTGGAGGTTAAAGCGCGGGCGATTCGGGCGTATCGCTCCCAGTGGCCCATCTTCTTCGCGGCCGAGGAAGAGATCCTGGCGCGCATCCGGACCTATGCGTTGCGGGTCGGGAAGGGCACCCCGGCGGAGCGCTTCTGGTTCCCGATGGGCTTCCCGCCCGTCGATCTATCCGGGGTCGCCTGAGCCTGGGACTTCCTTCTCCTATCGATCCGCCTGGGCCGGTGGCGAGGGGAGGGGGGTGCGTGGGAGGCCATAGTAGGCCTCCAGGATCTGGCGGGCCAGGGGAGCCGCGACGGCCGAGCCCTGGCCGCCGTGTTCCACCACCACTACGACCACCAGCTCCGGCTGGCTTGCCGGCGCATAGCATGCAAACCACGCGTGGGGCGGCCGCCCAGGGGTCGCCTCCGCCGTTCCGGTCTTCCCAGCGATCGGAAACGGCATCCCCCGAAAGACCCAGGTTGCGGTTCCCCGTGGGTGGGTGGTGACGCCGAGGAGGCCCTGGCGGATCACAGCCAGCGCCTCCTCCGAGATCGGCAGTCGCCCCTGCGCCTCTGGAGGGAAGGTCTCCTCGGGTTGCCCGGGCGCCGGGCCGATTCGAAGCACCAGCCGGGGCCGGTAGAGGATCCCCCCATTGGCCACCGCCGCCAGCATCCGCGCGATCTGGAGGGGAGTAACCAGGAGATCGCTCTGGCCGATGGCCATGTTCACCGCGTCCCCCACCGACCAGGGACGGCCGCCCTGTTGAGCGCGCCAGGCCGCATCCGGAACCAGTCCAGCCTCCTCCGACACGCCCCGAATGCCCGTCGGCGCTCCCAGCCCAAAGGCCCGCGCCATCCGCGGGACGATATCGGGATCCTGCTGGTAAAGGGCAAACCCGATCTGATAGAACGCGACATTGCAGGAGACGGTTAACGCCGTGGGAAGGTCCACCAGGCCGTGCCCGCTCCGAAGCCAGCACCACTTCCGGTAGCCCGGCCCCAGGCCGTCCCAGTATCCCGGATCCTGGAAGGTGCTGCCCGCGGTGAACCCGTGGGTGAGGGCGGCCGCCATCATCACGATCTTGAAGATCGAGCCCGGGGGATACAGGCCCTGGGTGGCCCGATTCAAAAACGCGCCGGGCGGGGGAGGCGGGCTGTTCGGCTCGAGCAGGGCGTTGGGATCGAAACCTGGACTGCTGACGAGGGCCAGGAGATCCCCATTCCGGGGATCCATCACCACGACGGCCCCCGTTCGATCCCCGAAGATCTCCTCCACCTGGGCCTGAAAGCCCCGTTTCAGGGTGGTGGTGATGGAGCGGCCGGGGACGAAGGGGCGCTCGGCGATGAGCCGGGGGGCGGCGTTCCCGGCTTTCGCCGGCTGGATGAGCAGGCGACCCCCATGGATCCCCGCGAGATAGGGCTCTCCCCACGCCTCTAGCCCCATCCGTCCGACCCATTCGTCCCCTCGATATCCCCGGCGCCGCCAGGCATCCAGCTCTTCGGCCGGGATCTTCCCCACGATCCCGACCGTCTGCGGGGCGACGCCGGCGTAGATCCGGCCGCTCCGGGGACGCAGCACCACCCCGGGCGTCGCCTCCAGATCCGGGGCGAAGGGCGCCAGGCGATCCGCGGGCAACGTTAGGATCGGCATATACCAGTCCGGACGGCCGGAGGCATAGCGGGATCGGATGGTTTCCGCCGGAAGCCCAGTCGCCCGGGCGAGCCGTTGCAGCAGGAGCCCCTCGTCGGTGATCTGCCCGGGCACCACGCCGATCTCCACCCACTCCCCCTGCACGGCCAGGCTCTGGCCCTCGCGGTCATAAAGATTCGCCCGCTCCGGGATGATGTATTCCACCTGGAATCGCTCTCCCTCCTCCAGCGCGGGCCAGAGCAGCGCATCCCGCCATATGAGCCGCCACCCCCCGGGGAGCAGCCGGAGCGCCAGGATCCCTTCCGCCTCCAGATCGCCGAACAGGGCCGTCTTCCAGCGGATCCGATAGCGGGCCTGAGCGGTTTCCCCATCCTGGATCAGGGCAAGGGGCTCGATCTCCACGGCCTGGACGCCGACCGTGTTCAGTGTATCCCGCCACAGGGCGCGAAGCTCTTCCCGGGACAGGGCGGCCTGAGAAGCCGGAGTCAGAAGAGCCCACAGGGCGTCCGGATCCTCGCGCCGCATCGCCTCCAGCGCGGCCGTGACGATCCCGGCCGGAGAGGGCAGGGGGGTGGGCGTGGGAGGCGCCGGCGTGGGAGTCCGATCCGACCGCAGAACAGCCCGGCACGCGCTCAGCCATCCGCCCAGCGCCGCGGGAAGCAACCGTATGAGAAAAGCTCGACGGGTCCATCCGTTCATCGCCGGAAGTGAGGCAGCGGGCCTATCCGGAGTGCGAAAGCCTTCCTCCGCGGAGAGGAAGGCGATGGATCCCTACATGGGTGGATCGTTCATTGAAAGCGGAAGGCCCGGCGGCTGCCGCAGGCGTTCCGGGGAGATCGAGAGGGAAAGCCCGGCCCGCAGCGCCAGGACCTTGATCGCCCGCCACAGCCCATGGCGGGTCAGCGGTTCTCCCCGGTGATTCAGCAGCAGCGCCCGGATCACCGGGTCGCGGATCAGCACCGGGCGGCCGGCGTCCAGATAGCGCTGGAGGCAGCGGGCGACGATTTCCGGCAGCTCGAGCCAGCGAGGGCCGCCGCGCCCGGGGATCCGCAGGCGTCCCCACGTCAGGTCCACATCCTCCACCGTCAGGGCAACGGCCTGCCCGGCCCGCAATCCCAGGTGACCGATGAGGGCCACGATCAGACGATCCCGCAACCCGAGAGGGGTCTCCGGGAGCGTCTCGGCCGTCTCCCACAGGCGTTGACGTTGATCCACCGAAAGAGGGAGACGGATTCCCCGTCGGGGGGAGTGCCATCGAAGGAGGATGGCCGGGTTCTCCTGGATCACCCCTTCGGTTTCCAGGAAGCGAAAAAACGCCCGAAGGGCGGCGACCTTCTGATTCCACGTGCTGGGGGACCATCCGCGCCGGGCCGTGGCGTCCTGGAGGAAGGCTTCCAGGAGCGGGGCGCGCGCCTCCGCCCACTGCGAGATCCCATGGCTGTTCAGGAAGCGGGCGAGGGAGGAAAGGGTGTAGCGATAGGCCTTCAGGGTGGAGGCGGAGACGGCCTCCGCCACCACCCACGCATCCAGGAAACGGAGGATCCAGAACTCCAGCGTCTCCTGGGAGGGATCCATGGTCCGGGTCCTTCCCGCTGCCATCATGGCGCATCGATGGATTTGGGAGCGTGGAGGAGGCAGGATGGAAGCCGCTGTTCTGTCCTTCCCCCATCTTTCCCGTCAGCGGCCTTCCCGGTCCCGGAACGCGCTCGCGGGAGGATGGGGAAGCCTGATGGCCGCACGGCTTTCAGGCGGGACGGCGATGGGTTCCCCACTCCGGCCCGGGGGGTCGATCCATCGGCTCGGAGCCGAGATCCTGGGCCCGCCCGCTCTCCCCCCGGGGGCCGATCAGCGGGATCAGTTGCATCAGGGCCTCCTCATCGTATTGCCGGTTCCCACATACATCACAGATGTAAGCGGGCATGTTCGGCACCACGATGAAGAGATCCCCGTGATAGCCGGCGTAAGTGATCCGGCGTGGCCGCATGTAACCGATCCGGCAGTTCGGGCACGGCCACATAGGAGCCTCCGTGAGCGCTGGGCTCATGCCTTCGGGCTATCGTCCCCCTCTGGGGGGAAGACGGACGGCAGCGCCTCCAGGATCGCGACGGTGGCGCTGGTCCCCAGGCGGCTGGCTCCCGCTTCCAGCATCGCGATGGCCTGCTCCGCCGTCCGGATGCCCCCCGCGGCCTTCACACCGATGGTGGGCCCTACCGCTCGGCGGAGCAAGGCGACATCCTCCACCGTGGCGCCGCCCGGCCCAAAGCCAGTGGAGGTCTTCACGAAATCCGCGCCCGCCTCCACCGTCAGGCGAGCAGCCAGGACTTTTTCCTCTGCGGTAAGCAGCGCGGTCTCCAGGATCACCTTGCAGAGGGCGCCGGCCGCATGGCACACCGCAGCCACCGCTTGCACGTCCGCCCGGACGGCGTCGATCTCCCCCGCTTTAAGCAGGCCGATGGGGAGGACCATATCGATCTCCCGGGCGCCCTGGCTGAGGGCCAGGGTCGCCTCGGCGACCTTGATCGCCGTGAGGCTGGCGCCCAGAGGGAATCCCACCACCGTCGCCACCTTCACCGGGGTTCCGGCCAGCCGGGCGGCGGCCCGCGCCACGTAAATCGGATTCACACATACCGCCGCGCAGCCGTAGCGCAGGGCTTCCTCGCACAGCCGATCGATGTCGCCCGGGGTGGCCTCCGGGCGGAGCAGCGTGTGATCGATCCGCGCCGCCAGCGCCTCCCGGGTCCAGGCCGTGCGGACGTTCACGGCGTCTCTCCCTGGAAAGGGTTCCGGATCAATCCCCATCGGGAAGGGGGCCAGTAGATCAGCCAGGCCTTCCCGATGATGGCCGACCGGGGAAGGGTTCCCCAGTTATGAGAATCATTCGAGGCGTTCCGGTTGTCGCCCAGGACGAAATACTCATCCGGCCCGAGGGTCACCGGCCCATAGGTGTAAACCATCGGGCCCCGGATGTAGGGCTCCTCCAGGGGACGGCCGTCGATGAACACCTTGCCGTCCCGGATGGCTACGGTCTCCCCGGGGAGGCCGATGACGCGCTTGATGAAATCCCGGGAAGGGTCGTGGGGGAAGCGGAAAACCACCACATCCCCTCGGCGGGGCTGGCCGAACCAGTAGCTGATTTTGCTGATCAGCACGTATTCCCCATCGTGCAGATTCGGCTCCATGCTGGAGCCTTCGATGCGGAAACGGGCGGTGGCGGTGTTCACCAGCGCCATAGCCACCAGCACGATCAGCGCGGTCTCGATCAATTCGCGCAGGAAAGCCAACAGAGGGTGGGCGCTCCGCTCCCGGACCGGTTCCGGCGGAAGCTCTGTGTGTTCGATGGGAAGTCCCATGGGATGCTCATCCATGCCCTTTCCTCCCTCCGGCGCATTATACGACGGCTTTCCTCGTCCTGCACAATCCAGGTTATAACGGTAGCGCAACGGCGGCTGGGTTCAGGGATGCGTTCCAAATACGCGCCGCCCCGAGCCTCCAGGAGGCAAAGGGAAAGTCCCTGGGGGCCGGGAGGCCAAGGAGCATCGTCGGATGGAGCCCTTTCCGGATCGCTTTGTCGAACGCATGCAGGCCTGGCTGGGGCCGGAGGCGGAGATCTTTCTCCAGGCGCTGGCTGGTCCCTATCGTGCCGGCCTTCGCGTGAATACATTAAAGATCGACCCGGCGGCGTTCCAGGCCCGCTCTCCCTTCCCCCTTTCGCCGGTCCCCTGGTGTCCGGAGGGCTTTGTCATCGAGGACCCGGAGGCCCGGCCGGGTCTCCATCCCTATCATGCGGCCGGGCTGTATTACCTCCAGGATCCCTCGGCGATGGCGGCGGCGGTCCTGCTGGATCCTCAGCCGGGGGAGTGGGTGCTGGATCTGGCGGCGGCCCCCGGCGGGAAGACCACCCACATCGCCGCGCGGATGCGCAACACGGGGGTCCTCGTGGCCAACGAGATCCAGCCCCGGCGGGCCTCGATCCTGGCGCTGAACGTTGAGCGCCTGGGGGTCATCCCCGCCATCCTGACCAATGAGTCCCCTCAGCGCCTGGCCGATCGGTGGGAAGGGCTGTTTGATCGCGTGCTGGTGGATGCGCCCTGTTCCGGCGAGGGGATGTTCGCCCGGGATCCGGAGGCGATCCGGGCCTGGAGCGTGGATCGGGTGCGCCGCTCGGCTGCCCTTCAGAAGGCGATCCTGTTCGAGGCCGCCCGGATGGTGCGTCCCGGGGGCTGGCTGCTCTATGCGACCTGCACCTTCGCCCCGGAGGAGAACGAAGGGGTGGTGGATGCGTTTCTGAAAGCGCATCCGGATTTCGATTTGGTGGATCCGCCGCGCCATCCGGCCTTCGATCGGGGACGGCCGGAGT
Protein-coding sequences here:
- a CDS encoding RsmB/NOP family class I SAM-dependent RNA methyltransferase; translated protein: MEPFPDRFVERMQAWLGPEAEIFLQALAGPYRAGLRVNTLKIDPAAFQARSPFPLSPVPWCPEGFVIEDPEARPGLHPYHAAGLYYLQDPSAMAAAVLLDPQPGEWVLDLAAAPGGKTTHIAARMRNTGVLVANEIQPRRASILALNVERLGVIPAILTNESPQRLADRWEGLFDRVLVDAPCSGEGMFARDPEAIRAWSVDRVRRSAALQKAILFEAARMVRPGGWLLYATCTFAPEENEGVVDAFLKAHPDFDLVDPPRHPAFDRGRPEWIAGGDPRLARAVRLWPHRGPGHGHFYALFRRAGEERPYRPKPEGDLPGRARRALKAFWEATIARPLPDSGLILQGDQIYWTPMASALWRGLRVLRPGWWLGRLRKDRFEPDHALAMALRPEEVHQAMDLPLEDPRVAAYLQGHPLEGPWEEGWVLIALEGFPLGWARAERGRLKNLYPRHLRAIGWWEVEAR
- a CDS encoding YgiT-type zinc finger protein — encoded protein: MWPCPNCRIGYMRPRRITYAGYHGDLFIVVPNMPAYICDVCGNRQYDEEALMQLIPLIGPRGESGRAQDLGSEPMDRPPGPEWGTHRRPA
- a CDS encoding penicillin-binding transpeptidase domain-containing protein, whose protein sequence is MNGWTRRAFLIRLLPAALGGWLSACRAVLRSDRTPTPAPPTPTPLPSPAGIVTAALEAMRREDPDALWALLTPASQAALSREELRALWRDTLNTVGVQAVEIEPLALIQDGETAQARYRIRWKTALFGDLEAEGILALRLLPGGWRLIWRDALLWPALEEGERFQVEYIIPERANLYDREGQSLAVQGEWVEIGVVPGQITDEGLLLQRLARATGLPAETIRSRYASGRPDWYMPILTLPADRLAPFAPDLEATPGVVLRPRSGRIYAGVAPQTVGIVGKIPAEELDAWRRRGYRGDEWVGRMGLEAWGEPYLAGIHGGRLLIQPAKAGNAAPRLIAERPFVPGRSITTTLKRGFQAQVEEIFGDRTGAVVVMDPRNGDLLALVSSPGFDPNALLEPNSPPPPPGAFLNRATQGLYPPGSIFKIVMMAAALTHGFTAGSTFQDPGYWDGLGPGYRKWCWLRSGHGLVDLPTALTVSCNVAFYQIGFALYQQDPDIVPRMARAFGLGAPTGIRGVSEEAGLVPDAAWRAQQGGRPWSVGDAVNMAIGQSDLLVTPLQIARMLAAVANGGILYRPRLVLRIGPAPGQPEETFPPEAQGRLPISEEALAVIRQGLLGVTTHPRGTATWVFRGMPFPIAGKTGTAEATPGRPPHAWFACYAPASQPELVVVVVVEHGGQGSAVAAPLARQILEAYYGLPRTPLPSPPAQADR
- a CDS encoding tyrosine-type recombinase/integrase, yielding MDPSQETLEFWILRFLDAWVVAEAVSASTLKAYRYTLSSLARFLNSHGISQWAEARAPLLEAFLQDATARRGWSPSTWNQKVAALRAFFRFLETEGVIQENPAILLRWHSPRRGIRLPLSVDQRQRLWETAETLPETPLGLRDRLIVALIGHLGLRAGQAVALTVEDVDLTWGRLRIPGRGGPRWLELPEIVARCLQRYLDAGRPVLIRDPVIRALLLNHRGEPLTRHGLWRAIKVLALRAGLSLSISPERLRQPPGLPLSMNDPPM
- the deoC gene encoding deoxyribose-phosphate aldolase, yielding MNVRTAWTREALAARIDHTLLRPEATPGDIDRLCEEALRYGCAAVCVNPIYVARAAARLAGTPVKVATVVGFPLGASLTAIKVAEATLALSQGAREIDMVLPIGLLKAGEIDAVRADVQAVAAVCHAAGALCKVILETALLTAEEKVLAARLTVEAGADFVKTSTGFGPGGATVEDVALLRRAVGPTIGVKAAGGIRTAEQAIAMLEAGASRLGTSATVAILEALPSVFPPEGDDSPKA
- a CDS encoding PIG-L deacetylase family protein; the encoded protein is MPRAFPFVKPEARIRILSPHLDDAALSCGGTLYRLRREGHPVEVITVFAGDPVLPLPPFAQALHECWGSGEAAMAMRRAEDRDAMALLQAIPIHWLFPDTIYRRDAQGQPLCRGREDLFRAPHPDEAIWIGRIQEALAALSWNAGDLLLAPLALGGHVDHRLVRMAVESWERPGVLRGFYEDFPYAEWEGFSGLPGASFHSVELTEEDLEVKARAIRAYRSQWPIFFAAEEEILARIRTYALRVGKGTPAERFWFPMGFPPVDLSGVA
- the lepB gene encoding signal peptidase I; translation: MDEHPMGLPIEHTELPPEPVRERSAHPLLAFLRELIETALIVLVAMALVNTATARFRIEGSSMEPNLHDGEYVLISKISYWFGQPRRGDVVVFRFPHDPSRDFIKRVIGLPGETVAIRDGKVFIDGRPLEEPYIRGPMVYTYGPVTLGPDEYFVLGDNRNASNDSHNWGTLPRSAIIGKAWLIYWPPSRWGLIRNPFQGETP